Genomic DNA from Nocardioides aquaticus:
CCTCGAGCATGGTCTCCGTCAGGTCCGCGACGAGGGTGCGCAGCTCCTTGTCGAAGTCGGTGACCGGCGTCGCGGCGCGCCGCAGCACCGGGTCACCGAACAGGCGGATGGGCTGGACTGCCATCGGGGGTGGGTCCTCCTGAAGGGGGTACGGGGGCCGGCCGGGGGCCGGGGCGGCGTGGGGACCGGCCGCGCCCGCCCATCCTAGGAGGCCGGACCCGGGACGCCGGTGCCCGTCGGTGTCCCCGTCGGTATCCCCGTCGGTGTGCCCGTCGGCGGGCTCAGAGCGTCGGGGGGTCGACCTGGACGCGGACGGGGTCGAGCTTGCGGGCGGACCGGACCCGCTGGAGCTCCCCCAGCGCGCGGGACAGGGCGACCCCCTCGCCCCGCGGCACCCGGACGACCACGCGCTCCCGGCCGTCGGCGACCGGGGCCGGGCCGAGGACCTCGGCCGAGCCCGGCGGGGCGAGCAGGGTCAGCGCGTCGTCGAGCGCTCCGGGCTCGGCGGTGAGGCTGGCCAGCCGGGAGGACGGGGGCAGGTGGGCCTCGCGGCGCTGGTCCACCTCCCGCTCGGCGTGGCCGGGCTGGTCCCAGCGCACCAGCGCCTGCACGGCCGGGTGGGCGGGGTCGGCGACCACGACAGCGCGGGCACCCGGGCGGGCCAGGGCCACCGCGTTGCTCCAGCGGCGCAGCGCCTCCTCCTCGGCGCGCAGGTCGACGCGGTCCAGGAGCAGCCACGCGTCGAGGAGCAGCACCGCGGCGTAGCCGCCCTCGGCGACCGGTTCGGCGCCGGGCGTGGCGACCACGACCTGGGGGGTCGCGTCGACGTGGGCCAGGACGCGGTCACCGGCCGAGGTGCGCACCCGGGCCCGCGGGAAGGCCCGGCCGAGCTCCTCGGCGGTGCGGACGTCGCCGACGACCGGGGCCCGCAGGCCGTGCCCGCCGCACTCCGGGCAGGTCCACGCCTGCGCCGGGGTCGCGCACCAGCGGCAGACCGGCGGCTCGAGCGGGCCCACCAGCGCCAGCGGGCCGGTGCACCGCGGGCAGCGGCACGGGGTGCGGCAGCGGTCGCAGGCCAGCGCGGCGGCGTACCCCCGGCGCGGCGTCTGCACCAGGACGGGGCCCTGCTCCAGGCCGGCGCGGAGCACGGCGTGGGCGGCTGCGGGCACCCGCGCGCCGCGCCCGTGCGGGTCGCGCTCCCGGGCGAGGTCGGTGGCGCCGGCCACCTCGACGCGCACCCGGTCGCGCACGGTCGCCCGGGTGGCGCGCAGCGGCCGCGCCCACCCGGTGCGCAGCAGGTACGCCGCCTCGGCCGTGGCGCCGAACCCGCCGACCAGCGCTGCGGTCCCCTCCCGGGCGGCGCGCAGCAGCAGCACCTCGCGGGCGTGGGGGTAGGGCGCGCGCGGCTCGGCCAGCAGGTCGTCGCCGTCGTCCCACACCGCCACCAGCCCCAGGTCGTGCACCGGCGCCAGGGCCGCGGCGCGGGTGCCGACCACGACCCGGCGCACCCCGCGGGAGACGGCCAGGAAGTCACGGTAGCGCGCGGCCGGGCCGGCCTCGGCGGTCAGCGCGACGTGGTGGCCGGGGCCCAGCACGTCCTCCAGCGCGGCCGAGACCCGCGCGACGTCGCGCCCGTCGGGCACGCAGAGCAGGGACCCCCGGCCGCCGGCCAGGGTGGCCGCGGCGGCGTGGGCCAGCGAGCGCGGCCAGTCGGTGCCGGGGGCCGGGTGCCAGGCGGCGCGGGGGGCGCCGCCCTCGCGCAGGTGGCGCAGGAACGCCTCCCCCGTGTCGTGGTCGGCCCAGGCCGCAGCGGCCGCCTGGGCGTCCCAGCGGGCCGGCTCGGCCGCGGGGACGGTGGGCTGCTTCTCGGCCGCCGCGTGGCGCGGTGGGACCGCGAGGCGGAGCACGTCGGCGCGGGTGCCGGCGTACCGCTCGGCGACCTCGGCGGCCAGCCCGGCCACGACCGGTGAGAGCACCGGCTCCGCCCCGACGACGCGGCGCAGCGGGGTCAGCGTCCCGCCGTGGGCCGAGCTCGCCGTCCGCTCCAGGACGTAACCGTCGGCCTCGTGCCCAGCGAAGCGGACCTTGACCCGCACGCCCGGACGGGCGGCCTCGGACATCGACGCCGGCACCGAGTAGTCGAAGTCGCGGTCGAGGTGGGCCAGCGGGGCGTCGACGAGGACGCGGGCCACCGGGTCGACCTCGGCGGTGGCCGCCGCGGCGGCCTTGCGGGCCCGGGTCTCGCGGGCGCGGGCCTGGGAGACGCGGACCTCCTGGCGCACCAGGCCGGGCAGCAGCTCGGGGTCGGGACCGGCGTCACCGGTCCCCCGCTCGAGCTGCTGCCGCGTGCTGCCATGTCCCGGTGTCTACCAGCCCGCGGCGACAGGCCGCGGGCCGGCAGACGGGCCGGTGGACGGGCCGGTGGACGGCCCGGGGGTGGGCAGGATCAGGCGCCGACGGCCGCGCGCAGGGCGTCGGCGCGGTCGGTGCGCTCCCAGGTGAAGTCCTCGTGCTCGCGGCCGAAGTGGCCGTACGCCGCGGTGCGGGCGTAGATCGGGCGCAGCAGGTCGAGGTCCTGCACGATGGCGGCCGGGCGCAGGTCGAAGACGTCGAGCACGGCGGCCTGGATCTTCTCGTCGGGCACGGTGCCGGTGCCGAAGGTCTCGATGAAGACCCCGACCGGCTGCGCCTTGCCGATGGCGTAGGCGACCTGGGCCTCGCAACGACGGGCCAGACCCGCGGCCACGACGTTCTTGGCCACCCAGCGCATGGCGTAGGCCGCCGAGCGGTCGACCTTCGAGGGGTCCTTGCCGGAGAACGCGCCGCCGCCGTGGCGGGCCATCCCGCCGTAGGTGTCGACGATGATCTTGCGGCCGGTCAGGCCGGCGTCGCCCATCGGGCCACCGACCACGAAGCGCCCGGTCGGGTTGACCAGCAGCCGGTAGTCGGCCGAGGGGATGTCGAACTGCGCGAGCACGTGGTCGATGACGTGCTTCTTGATCTCGGGCTCGAGGGTGTCCAGCTCGACCTCCTCGGCGTGCTGGGTCGACAGCACGACGGTGTCGACGCGGACCGGGCGGTTGTCGGCGTCGTACTCGATCGTGACCTGGGTCTTGCCGTCGGGGCGCAGGTAGGGCAGCGTCCCGTCCTTGCGCACGGCCGAGAGCCGCTCCGAGAGCGTCTGCGCGATCTTGATCGGCAGCGGCATCAGCTCGGCGGTGTCGTCGCAGGCGTAGCCGAACATCAGGCCCTGGTCGCCGGCGCCCTGCTTGTCCATGGCGTCGACGGAGCCCGTACGGGACTCGTGGCCGGTGTCGACGCCCTGGGCGATGTCACCGGACTGGCCGCCGATCGCGACCATGACGCCGCAGCTCTCGCCGTCGAAGCCCTTGTCGGAGTGGTCGTAGCCGATCTCGAGGATCCGGTCGCGCACGACCTGCTTGATGTCGACGTAGCCGGTGGTGGTCACCTCGCCCGCGACCACGACCAGGCCGGTGGTCAGCAGGGTCTCGACCGCGACCCGGCTGTGCGGGTCCTGGGCGAGCATGGCGTCGAGGATCGAGTCGCTGATCTGGTCGGCGATCTTGTCCGGGTGACCCTCGGTGACCGATTCAGAGGTGAAGAGACGTCCAGGCACTGTTGCTCCGTTCGGGCAGGTTCATAGACACGACCGGGGTGCTCCCGGACGGGGGAAGGCTAGACCCGCCGCGCGGGCGATCCCGAATCGCGGGACGCTCGTCCCGGTCCGTGGTCAGCCACGCCGCGGCGTCCCGGCGTCCGGGTGGCGTCCGGGTGGCGTACCGGCGGGCGCGCTGTCACGCTCTGTTACTCCGTCTGGTGCACCGTCACGACGCCGCACCAGGTGAGGTAACACAGCGTTACAGCTGGCGGGCGGGCGCGTCGGCGGCGGGCGGGGCTGCGAGCCGGAGCGCGACCTGGTCCCACACCACGTGGGCCAGCGCCGACTTCGGTCCGCGGGGCACGTCGACCTCGGCGCCGTCGGCGGCGAGCACGACGGCCTGGTTGTCGGCCTGGCCGAAGACCGCTCCCCCGCTGACGTCGTTGACCACGAGCAGGTCGCACCCCTTGCGGGCGAGCTTGGCGCGGGCCAGGTCGAGCACGCCCGTGGCGTCGTCGCCGGTCTCGGCGGCGAAGCCGACCAGCACCTCGCCGGCGCGTCGGGTCTCGGCCAGCTCGCGCAGGACGTCGGGGTTCTGGGTCAGCTCCAGGACCGGCGCGGAGCCGTCGGCGGCCTTCTTGATCTTGTGCTGCTCCTCCCCGACCGGGCGGAAGTCGGCGGGGGCGGCGGCCATCACCACGGCGTCGGCGCCGTCGCGGGCGGCGAGCACGGCCGCGCGCAGCTCGGCGGTGGTCTCGACGTGGACCACCGAGACGCCGGCCGGGTCCGGCAGGGCGGTGTTGGCGGCGACCAGGCGGACCCGGGCGCCCCGGGCCGCGGCGGCGCGGGCCAGGGCGTAGCCCTGCAGGCCCGACGAGCGGTTGCCGAGGAACCGGACCGGGTCGATGCGCTCGCGGGTGCCGCCGGCCGACACCACGACGGTACGCCCGGCGAGGTCCGGGGCGGCGACCCCGCGGGCCAACACCTCGAGGGCGACGGCGGCGATCTCGGCCGGGTCGGGCAGGCGTCCCTTCCCGGTGTCGGCGCCGGTCAGCCGGCCCTCGGCGGGCTCGACGACGACCACCCCGCGCGAGCGGAGCGTGGCGACGTTGGCGCGGGTGGCGGGGTGCTCCCACATCTCGGTGTGCATCGCCGGGGCGAGCACGACCGGGCAGCGCGCGGTCAGCAGGGTGTTGGTGAGCAGGTCGTCGGCCAGGCCGTGCGCGGCCCGGGCGAGCAGGTCGGCGGTGGCCGGGGCCACGACGACGAGGTCGGCCTGCTGGCCGAGCCGCACGTGGGGCACCTCGTGCACGCCGGACCACACGTCGGAGGCGACCGGGCGCCCGGAGAGCGCGGCCCAGGTGGGCGCGCCGACGAACTCCAGCGCCGCGGCGGTCGGCACGACGGTGACGTCGTGGCCCGTCTCGGTCAGGCGGCGCAGCAGCTCGCAGGCCTTGTAGGCCGCGATCCCGCCGGCCACGCCGAGGACCACCCGGGGGGCCGTCGACCCCGACGGGGTCGACGGCGCGGCGCTGGTCAGGATCAGCCGTTCTGCGCGGTGGCCGCGGCGTCGGCCTGCGCCTGGGCGGCGGCGGCCTCCTCGGCGGCGAGCTCGGCGGGGTCGACCGCCTCGCAGGTCAGCAGGTCGCCGTCGATCTCGCGGAGCGCGATCGAGAGCGGCTTCTCCTGGACGTGGGTCTCGACGAGCGGGCCGACGTACTCCAGCAGGCCCTCGCCGAGCTGGGAGTAGTAGGCGTTGATCTGCCGGGCGCGCTTGGCGCTGTAGAGCACCAGCTGGTACTTGCTGTCGGTCTTGGTCAGCAGGTCGTCGATGGGCGGGTTGGTGACACCCTCGGCGCCGATGTTGGGGCTGGACACGCGTTGGCCTCGCTTGGGTCGGGGGCGGTGGGGCGGGCTCCGGGGGCGGATCCGGTCGGGATCCGGCCGGGCGCGCCGCTCAGGCGGGGGTGGGCCCGCTCATCAAGGCTACCAACTCGTCCGCCGCAGCGTGAATCTCACGGTTGACGACGGTGACGTCGAACTCCGACTCGGCGGCCAGCTCGTCGCGGGCCGTGGCCAGCCGGCGCTCGCGCTCGGCCTCGGTCTCGGTCCCCCGGCCGACCAGGCGGCGGACGAGCTCCTCCCAGGACGGCGGCTTGAGGAAGACGAACAGCGCCTCGGCCATGGTGCGGCGCACCTGGCGCGCGCCCTGCAGGTCGATCTCCAACAGGGCCGACCGGCCGGCGGCCAGGGCGTCCTCGACCGGGCCGCGCGGGGTGCCGTACCGGTGGGTGCCGTGCACGACGGCCCACTCCAGCAGGTCGCCGCGCGCGATCATCGCGTCGAACTCCTCGGGCGTGACGAA
This window encodes:
- the metK gene encoding methionine adenosyltransferase, which gives rise to MPGRLFTSESVTEGHPDKIADQISDSILDAMLAQDPHSRVAVETLLTTGLVVVAGEVTTTGYVDIKQVVRDRILEIGYDHSDKGFDGESCGVMVAIGGQSGDIAQGVDTGHESRTGSVDAMDKQGAGDQGLMFGYACDDTAELMPLPIKIAQTLSERLSAVRKDGTLPYLRPDGKTQVTIEYDADNRPVRVDTVVLSTQHAEEVELDTLEPEIKKHVIDHVLAQFDIPSADYRLLVNPTGRFVVGGPMGDAGLTGRKIIVDTYGGMARHGGGAFSGKDPSKVDRSAAYAMRWVAKNVVAAGLARRCEAQVAYAIGKAQPVGVFIETFGTGTVPDEKIQAAVLDVFDLRPAAIVQDLDLLRPIYARTAAYGHFGREHEDFTWERTDRADALRAAVGA
- the rpoZ gene encoding DNA-directed RNA polymerase subunit omega codes for the protein MSSPNIGAEGVTNPPIDDLLTKTDSKYQLVLYSAKRARQINAYYSQLGEGLLEYVGPLVETHVQEKPLSIALREIDGDLLTCEAVDPAELAAEEAAAAQAQADAAATAQNG
- a CDS encoding primosome assembly protein PriA (binding of PriA to forked DNA starts the assembly of the primosome, also possesses 3'-5' helicase activity), yielding MRQEVRVSQARARETRARKAAAAATAEVDPVARVLVDAPLAHLDRDFDYSVPASMSEAARPGVRVKVRFAGHEADGYVLERTASSAHGGTLTPLRRVVGAEPVLSPVVAGLAAEVAERYAGTRADVLRLAVPPRHAAAEKQPTVPAAEPARWDAQAAAAAWADHDTGEAFLRHLREGGAPRAAWHPAPGTDWPRSLAHAAAATLAGGRGSLLCVPDGRDVARVSAALEDVLGPGHHVALTAEAGPAARYRDFLAVSRGVRRVVVGTRAAALAPVHDLGLVAVWDDGDDLLAEPRAPYPHAREVLLLRAAREGTAALVGGFGATAEAAYLLRTGWARPLRATRATVRDRVRVEVAGATDLARERDPHGRGARVPAAAHAVLRAGLEQGPVLVQTPRRGYAAALACDRCRTPCRCPRCTGPLALVGPLEPPVCRWCATPAQAWTCPECGGHGLRAPVVGDVRTAEELGRAFPRARVRTSAGDRVLAHVDATPQVVVATPGAEPVAEGGYAAVLLLDAWLLLDRVDLRAEEEALRRWSNAVALARPGARAVVVADPAHPAVQALVRWDQPGHAEREVDQRREAHLPPSSRLASLTAEPGALDDALTLLAPPGSAEVLGPAPVADGRERVVVRVPRGEGVALSRALGELQRVRSARKLDPVRVQVDPPTL
- the gmk gene encoding guanylate kinase, with product MSDRDPSGSRSRLVVLAGPTAVGKGTVAAAVRERHPEVWISISATTRAPRPGERHGEHYWFVTPEEFDAMIARGDLLEWAVVHGTHRYGTPRGPVEDALAAGRSALLEIDLQGARQVRRTMAEALFVFLKPPSWEELVRRLVGRGTETEAERERRLATARDELAAESEFDVTVVNREIHAAADELVALMSGPTPA
- the coaBC gene encoding bifunctional phosphopantothenoylcysteine decarboxylase/phosphopantothenate--cysteine ligase CoaBC, whose product is MVLGVAGGIAAYKACELLRRLTETGHDVTVVPTAAALEFVGAPTWAALSGRPVASDVWSGVHEVPHVRLGQQADLVVVAPATADLLARAAHGLADDLLTNTLLTARCPVVLAPAMHTEMWEHPATRANVATLRSRGVVVVEPAEGRLTGADTGKGRLPDPAEIAAVALEVLARGVAAPDLAGRTVVVSAGGTRERIDPVRFLGNRSSGLQGYALARAAAARGARVRLVAANTALPDPAGVSVVHVETTAELRAAVLAARDGADAVVMAAAPADFRPVGEEQHKIKKAADGSAPVLELTQNPDVLRELAETRRAGEVLVGFAAETGDDATGVLDLARAKLARKGCDLLVVNDVSGGAVFGQADNQAVVLAADGAEVDVPRGPKSALAHVVWDQVALRLAAPPAADAPARQL